From Afipia carboxidovorans OM5, one genomic window encodes:
- the ccoO gene encoding cytochrome-c oxidase, cbb3-type subunit II, producing the protein MFGFHYRLERKSIGLVLMIVAVASVGGLFEIAPLFTIHQTVEAAPNMRVYTPLELAGRNIYIREGCYACHSQMIRTLRDEVERYGHYSLAVESKYDHPMLWGSKRTGPDLARLGGKYSDEWHVVHLNNPRDVVPESVMPAYAWLSRNELRVDDLSGHLKAQRAVGVPYTDDMIANAPTDAYGQAAPDSTAAEGVSSRYGKETNIRAFDGKPNQLTEMDALVAYLQILGRLTDVAGKPVAAAGE; encoded by the coding sequence ATGTTTGGATTCCACTATCGCCTCGAACGCAAGTCGATCGGTCTCGTGCTGATGATCGTCGCCGTCGCGAGCGTCGGTGGCCTGTTCGAGATCGCGCCGCTGTTCACCATCCATCAGACGGTGGAAGCTGCGCCGAACATGCGGGTCTATACGCCGCTCGAACTCGCGGGCCGAAATATCTACATCCGCGAGGGCTGCTACGCCTGCCACTCGCAGATGATCCGCACGCTGCGCGACGAAGTCGAGCGCTACGGTCACTACTCGCTCGCGGTCGAGTCGAAATACGATCACCCGATGCTGTGGGGCTCGAAGCGCACCGGCCCGGATCTCGCACGTCTCGGCGGCAAGTATTCCGACGAGTGGCATGTCGTGCATCTCAACAATCCGCGCGATGTGGTGCCGGAGTCCGTGATGCCGGCCTACGCCTGGCTGTCGCGCAACGAGCTGCGGGTTGACGACCTCAGCGGCCATCTCAAGGCGCAGCGCGCGGTCGGCGTTCCCTACACCGACGACATGATCGCGAACGCCCCGACCGATGCCTACGGTCAGGCCGCGCCGGATTCCACCGCTGCGGAAGGCGTCTCCAGCCGTTACGGCAAGGAGACCAACATCCGCGCCTTCGACGGCAAACCCAACCAGCTCACCGAAATGGATGCGCTCGTTGCCTACCTGCAGATTCTCGGCCGCCTGACCGATGTCGCAGGCAAGCCGGTCGCCGCTGCGGGAGAATGA
- the ccoP gene encoding cytochrome-c oxidase, cbb3-type subunit III: MGENFIRDPHTGHQTTGHEWNGIIELNTPVPRVIYFFLAITVIFAVGYWILMPTWPIGTTYTKGLLGDDVRADVTESVKQAALQRAPWASQIESKSFAEIEKDSALMNVVRETGRTLFGDNCAACHGREAKGNKGYPNLTTQSWLWGGSPEAIAETIRVGINSTHPDTRSSQMPAFGRDGMLQRPDIDKVVAFIRSLSHPNDKTIAADQATAGKEVFAANCASCHGEDAKGNQEMGAPDLTDAFWIYGGDVQSITNTVWGGRNGHMPTWEGRLTDLDRKILALYIADLRSEKP, encoded by the coding sequence ATGGGCGAGAATTTCATCCGCGACCCTCACACCGGTCATCAGACAACCGGCCACGAATGGAACGGCATCATCGAGCTGAACACGCCGGTGCCGCGCGTGATCTATTTCTTTCTGGCGATCACGGTCATCTTCGCGGTCGGCTACTGGATCCTGATGCCGACATGGCCGATCGGCACGACCTATACCAAGGGTCTGCTCGGCGACGACGTTCGCGCCGACGTGACCGAATCCGTCAAGCAGGCCGCGCTCCAGCGTGCACCGTGGGCCTCGCAGATCGAAAGCAAGAGCTTCGCCGAGATCGAGAAGGATTCGGCGTTGATGAATGTCGTGCGCGAAACCGGACGGACATTGTTTGGCGACAACTGCGCCGCTTGCCACGGGCGCGAGGCCAAGGGCAACAAGGGCTACCCCAACCTCACCACGCAGTCGTGGCTGTGGGGTGGCAGTCCCGAAGCGATTGCCGAGACGATCCGCGTCGGCATCAACTCCACGCATCCGGATACGCGCAGCTCGCAGATGCCGGCTTTCGGCCGCGACGGCATGCTGCAGCGGCCCGACATCGACAAGGTGGTCGCCTTCATCCGCAGCCTGTCGCATCCGAACGACAAGACGATTGCCGCGGATCAGGCCACGGCGGGCAAGGAAGTGTTCGCAGCGAACTGCGCCTCCTGCCATGGCGAGGACGCCAAGGGTAATCAGGAGATGGGGGCGCCCGACCTGACCGACGCGTTCTGGATTTACGGCGGTGACGTTCAGTCGATCACCAATACGGTCTGGGGCGGCCGCAACGGCCACATGCCGACATGGGAAGGCCGGCTGACCGACCTCGACCGTAAAATTCTCGCGCTTTACATCGCCGACCTGCGGAGTGAGAAGCCATGA
- a CDS encoding helix-turn-helix domain-containing protein, producing MFVEMPASPATSSFGRISATTTAPCIDRFDTLLGRAGLASAFLNYHKDEEIYGEGEPADHVYKVVSGAVRTYKLLPDGRRQIDAFHLAGDVFGLDSGEDYRLTAEAIVDTQLRSVSRRPLEVAAETDVRVAHSLWTMTADHLRHAEDHMLLLGRKTATERVATFLLEMDQRLAVTGLMSLPMSRRDIADYLGLTLETVSRTFSQLQSQGVLGLSGARRVSLHDRQCLRGMDA from the coding sequence ATGTTTGTCGAGATGCCCGCTTCCCCCGCCACCAGTTCTTTCGGGCGGATTTCCGCCACCACGACGGCGCCGTGCATCGATCGCTTCGATACCCTGCTCGGCCGCGCCGGCCTCGCGAGTGCTTTCCTCAACTACCATAAGGACGAGGAAATCTACGGCGAGGGTGAGCCCGCCGATCATGTCTACAAGGTCGTCTCCGGCGCTGTGCGCACCTACAAGCTCCTGCCGGACGGCCGCCGCCAGATCGATGCCTTCCACCTTGCCGGCGACGTGTTCGGCCTCGACTCGGGCGAGGACTATCGCCTGACCGCCGAGGCGATCGTCGACACCCAGTTGCGCTCGGTGAGCCGCCGGCCTCTTGAGGTTGCGGCCGAGACCGACGTGCGGGTCGCCCACAGCCTCTGGACCATGACGGCCGACCATCTGCGCCATGCCGAGGACCACATGCTGCTGCTCGGCCGCAAGACCGCCACCGAGCGTGTCGCCACGTTCCTTCTGGAAATGGATCAGCGGCTGGCCGTCACCGGGCTGATGTCGTTGCCGATGTCGCGGCGTGACATTGCCGACTATCTCGGCCTGACGCTCGAGACGGTGTCACGCACCTTCTCGCAGTTGCAGAGCCAGGGCGTGCTCGGGCTCTCCGGCGCGCGGCGGGTGTCGCTGCACGACCGTCAGTGCTTGCGCGGCATGGACGCCTGA
- a CDS encoding DUF2189 domain-containing protein, with protein sequence MIVIPAVVPPLPHENRWSRNLPPSTALTWLAQGWQDFRTSPGPSIAYGILIFLLSAIVIHGLFLFGRDYILFPALAGFMVMGPLLALGTYAKSRQIARGEPVSLMRMILVKPAAGAQILFTGVLLCLLMLVWMRAAVIVYALFFGVRPFPGLDHVAEMLFTTPVGWAMLIVGSAVGALFAAFSFAISAFSLPMLLEQRVDALTAMGTSFALVGKNLPVMLAWGAIVLGLFLVSLVTGLLGLIIVFPVLGHGTWHAYQAMKAAPVAAEAG encoded by the coding sequence ATGATCGTCATTCCGGCTGTTGTCCCGCCGCTTCCTCACGAAAATCGCTGGAGCCGCAATCTGCCGCCCTCGACGGCGCTGACATGGCTCGCGCAGGGCTGGCAGGATTTCCGTACCTCGCCCGGTCCGAGCATCGCCTACGGCATCCTGATCTTCCTGCTGTCGGCCATCGTCATTCACGGCCTGTTCCTGTTCGGCCGCGACTACATCCTGTTTCCGGCGCTTGCGGGCTTCATGGTGATGGGGCCGCTGCTGGCGCTCGGCACTTACGCCAAGAGTCGGCAGATCGCGCGCGGCGAACCGGTCAGCCTGATGCGGATGATCCTGGTGAAGCCTGCGGCGGGTGCGCAGATTCTCTTCACCGGCGTTCTGCTCTGCCTTCTGATGCTGGTGTGGATGCGCGCCGCCGTCATCGTTTACGCGCTGTTCTTCGGCGTGCGGCCGTTCCCCGGCCTCGACCATGTCGCGGAGATGCTGTTCACGACGCCTGTCGGCTGGGCGATGCTGATCGTCGGCAGCGCTGTCGGCGCGCTGTTCGCCGCCTTCTCGTTCGCCATCAGCGCCTTCTCGCTGCCGATGCTGCTCGAGCAGCGCGTCGATGCGCTCACTGCCATGGGCACGAGCTTCGCACTCGTCGGCAAGAATCTGCCGGTGATGCTTGCCTGGGGCGCGATCGTGCTCGGCCTGTTCCTTGTCAGCCTCGTGACCGGCCTTCTCGGCCTCATCATCGTGTTTCCCGTGCTGGGTCATGGAACCTGGCATGCGTATCAGGCGATGAAGGCTGCGCCGGTTGCCGCTGAGGCCGGCTGA
- a CDS encoding response regulator transcription factor — MSSLRKSTIYVIDDDPDVLGSLRFLLEAEGFETLTFRTAAAALETGVPRHADCFIIDYKMPGMDGLDLASRLHRQDARTPIILITGDPDESISARAAAVGVAYVLRKPHLEENLVAHVRRAMQETETTPRP, encoded by the coding sequence ATGTCCTCGCTGCGCAAAAGTACCATTTATGTCATCGATGACGATCCCGACGTTCTCGGCTCGTTGCGTTTTCTTCTGGAAGCGGAAGGCTTCGAGACGCTGACGTTCCGCACGGCCGCCGCGGCGCTCGAGACCGGCGTGCCCCGCCACGCCGACTGCTTCATCATCGACTACAAGATGCCCGGCATGGACGGCCTCGACCTTGCCTCCCGCCTGCACCGGCAGGATGCGCGAACGCCGATCATCCTCATTACCGGCGACCCGGATGAGAGCATTTCGGCAAGAGCCGCCGCCGTCGGCGTCGCCTACGTGCTGCGCAAGCCGCACCTTGAGGAAAACCTGGTCGCCCACGTTCGCCGGGCGATGCAGGAGACCGAAACCACCCCCCGGCCCTGA
- the ccoN gene encoding cytochrome-c oxidase, cbb3-type subunit I produces the protein MVEQLTTNERESALAILIVMFIVGAVMTVTGRADAFGVHGAIVLLAALAGIFWIGSGYYAPEPSPERLSQYYDDPTKAGLLIAMGWAVVGMFVGDWVAWQLVNPNLAFDAGWSSFGRLRPVHTSGVIFGFGGNALIATSFYVMQRTCRARLPDQLTPWFVLLGYNLFCVIAATGYLMGVTQSKEYAEPEWYADIWLVIVWVVYFVLYMRTLARRKEPHIYVANWYYLAFILVVAMLHIVNNLAVPVSWTGVKSYSLFSGVQDAMTEWWYGHNAVAFFLTSGFLGMMYYYMPKRAERPIYSYRMSIISFWGITFFYMWAGSHHLHYTALPQWVQSLGVTFSVMLLVPSWVSAGNALMTLNGAWHKVRDDAVLRFMMVAAVFYGLTTFEGSFMAIRPVNSLSHYTDWTVGHVHAGALGWVAMITFGAIYASVPWLWKREAMYSARLVEAHFWLALGGTITYVFAMWNSGIIQGLMWRTYNENGTLAYSFTDSLVAMHPYYIARAIGGLMFLIGAIIGCYNIWMTIRTAPDVASEPTADHPIPAGAPALQPGE, from the coding sequence ATGGTCGAGCAACTCACCACCAACGAGCGAGAATCCGCGCTCGCCATCCTGATCGTCATGTTCATCGTCGGCGCCGTCATGACGGTCACCGGCCGCGCCGATGCCTTCGGCGTCCATGGCGCCATCGTTCTCCTCGCGGCGCTCGCCGGCATCTTCTGGATCGGTTCAGGCTACTACGCGCCGGAACCCTCGCCCGAACGCCTCTCGCAATATTACGACGACCCGACCAAAGCCGGCCTCCTCATCGCGATGGGCTGGGCCGTGGTCGGCATGTTCGTCGGCGACTGGGTGGCGTGGCAGCTCGTCAATCCCAACCTTGCCTTCGATGCCGGCTGGTCGAGCTTCGGTCGCCTCCGCCCGGTTCACACCAGCGGCGTGATCTTCGGTTTCGGCGGCAACGCGCTGATCGCGACCTCCTTCTACGTCATGCAGCGCACCTGCCGCGCGCGGCTGCCCGACCAGTTGACCCCGTGGTTCGTGCTGCTCGGCTACAACCTGTTCTGCGTCATCGCGGCGACCGGCTATCTGATGGGCGTCACCCAGTCGAAGGAATATGCCGAGCCGGAATGGTATGCCGACATCTGGCTGGTGATCGTGTGGGTCGTCTATTTCGTCCTCTACATGCGCACGCTCGCGCGTCGCAAGGAACCCCACATCTACGTCGCCAACTGGTACTACCTCGCCTTCATTCTGGTCGTGGCGATGCTGCACATCGTCAACAACCTCGCGGTGCCGGTGTCGTGGACGGGCGTGAAGAGCTACTCACTGTTCTCCGGTGTGCAGGATGCGATGACGGAGTGGTGGTACGGCCATAACGCCGTCGCCTTCTTCCTCACCTCCGGCTTCCTCGGCATGATGTACTATTACATGCCCAAGCGCGCGGAGCGGCCGATCTACTCCTACCGGATGTCAATCATCTCGTTCTGGGGCATCACCTTCTTCTACATGTGGGCGGGCTCGCACCATCTGCACTACACCGCCCTGCCGCAGTGGGTGCAGTCGCTCGGCGTCACCTTCTCGGTGATGCTGCTGGTCCCCTCCTGGGTGTCCGCCGGCAACGCGCTGATGACGCTGAATGGCGCCTGGCACAAGGTACGCGACGACGCCGTGCTGCGCTTCATGATGGTCGCCGCGGTGTTCTACGGCCTCACCACCTTCGAGGGATCGTTCATGGCGATCCGCCCGGTGAACTCGCTGTCGCACTATACCGACTGGACCGTCGGCCATGTGCACGCCGGCGCGCTCGGCTGGGTGGCGATGATCACCTTCGGCGCGATCTACGCCTCGGTTCCGTGGCTATGGAAGCGCGAGGCGATGTATTCGGCGCGCCTTGTCGAAGCCCACTTCTGGCTCGCACTCGGCGGCACCATCACCTACGTGTTCGCAATGTGGAATTCCGGCATCATCCAAGGCCTGATGTGGCGGACCTATAACGAGAACGGCACGCTTGCCTACTCGTTCACCGACTCGCTGGTCGCGATGCACCCCTATTACATCGCCCGCGCGATCGGCGGCCTGATGTTCCTGATCGGCGCCATCATCGGTTGCTACAACATCTGGATGACGATCCGCACCGCGCCGGACGTCGCAAGCGAGCCGACGGCAGACCATCCGATACCCGCGGGCGCGCCAGCCCTGCAGCCCGGGGAGTAA
- a CDS encoding NnrS family protein — protein MKIQMSPLGDENGLAVLSFGFRPFFFGASLFSGLAIAIWVPFYFGEITLPTAFAPVDWHIHEMLFGFLPAVIGGFLLTAIPNWTGRAPVKGRLLLLMTVVWLIGRIAMACSANIGWFPAMLIDVSFLLLTAIVAGYEVLVAKNTRNVKVVVLVLALFACNVAFHLEAHAHGAADISMRAGIAVIVVLLAVIAGRIVPAFTRIWLMRAPQGRMPIPFSRFDAAAVGVAAVALLAWVVRPEGAITGGLCLFAGLFHLARLARWAGYRTWPNRLLVILHIGYAFVPLGFLLAGAAAFGEIGRSAAIHSWMAGAAGIMTLAVMSRASLGHSGRPLAATGLTQTVYAFAVAAALVRIGAVLFPEWNSGLIHLAAALWFVAFFGFALIYAPVFLTVSLPPQASMPRKH, from the coding sequence ATGAAGATCCAGATGTCACCGCTTGGGGATGAGAACGGCCTCGCCGTCCTGTCCTTCGGCTTCCGCCCCTTCTTTTTCGGAGCCTCGCTGTTCTCGGGACTCGCGATTGCAATCTGGGTGCCGTTCTATTTCGGCGAGATCACGCTGCCGACGGCCTTTGCGCCGGTCGATTGGCATATCCACGAAATGCTGTTCGGCTTCCTGCCCGCGGTGATTGGGGGATTTCTCCTTACCGCGATCCCGAACTGGACCGGCCGGGCGCCGGTAAAGGGCCGCCTCCTGCTGCTGATGACGGTGGTCTGGCTGATCGGCCGCATCGCCATGGCGTGTTCGGCGAACATCGGCTGGTTTCCAGCGATGCTGATCGATGTGTCGTTCCTTCTCCTGACGGCGATTGTCGCCGGCTATGAGGTGCTGGTCGCGAAGAACACCCGGAATGTGAAGGTGGTTGTGCTCGTGCTCGCGCTGTTTGCCTGCAACGTCGCCTTCCACCTTGAGGCGCATGCCCACGGCGCGGCTGACATCAGTATGCGCGCCGGCATTGCCGTCATTGTCGTACTGCTTGCGGTGATTGCCGGCCGCATCGTGCCGGCATTTACGCGAATCTGGCTGATGCGCGCGCCGCAGGGCCGCATGCCGATTCCGTTTTCCCGCTTCGATGCCGCCGCCGTAGGCGTTGCCGCCGTTGCGCTGCTCGCGTGGGTGGTGCGTCCGGAAGGCGCGATCACCGGCGGTCTGTGCCTCTTTGCCGGACTGTTTCACCTCGCGCGGTTGGCGCGCTGGGCCGGCTATCGCACTTGGCCCAACCGGCTTCTGGTGATTCTGCACATCGGCTACGCCTTCGTGCCGCTCGGTTTCCTGCTCGCCGGTGCTGCGGCATTCGGTGAGATCGGCAGGAGTGCCGCCATTCATTCGTGGATGGCGGGCGCTGCAGGCATCATGACGCTTGCGGTGATGTCGCGGGCAAGTCTCGGCCATAGCGGCCGTCCGCTGGCGGCGACAGGGCTGACACAGACCGTCTACGCGTTTGCGGTCGCGGCGGCGCTGGTGCGGATCGGAGCGGTGCTTTTCCCCGAATGGAACAGCGGCCTGATACATCTGGCCGCTGCTCTGTGGTTCGTGGCGTTCTTCGGCTTCGCGCTGATCTATGCGCCGGTGTTTCTCACCGTCAGCCTGCCGCCTCAGGCGTCCATGCCGCGCAAGCACTGA
- a CDS encoding cbb3-type cytochrome c oxidase subunit 3 yields MNFDHDILVWFSKSYGLFYLLALSAAVLIYVYWPSNKKVFEDAGRAIIEDEDRPDTGKTVVKG; encoded by the coding sequence ATGAACTTCGATCACGACATTCTGGTCTGGTTCTCGAAATCCTACGGGCTGTTCTATCTGCTCGCGCTGTCGGCCGCAGTGCTCATCTACGTCTACTGGCCGTCGAACAAGAAGGTGTTCGAGGACGCGGGCCGCGCCATCATCGAGGATGAAGACCGGCCGGATACCGGCAAGACCGTGGTGAAGGGCTGA